One window of the Amycolatopsis mediterranei genome contains the following:
- a CDS encoding alginate lyase family protein, with protein sequence VWRKTAEEIIDSLARYCQRISGAGHYSAFNLVALTRLAQIGKHVGVDLWHYTAPSGATLFGAVDFLIPGATQGQSAWPYPELDFRPYAALDVLHAAADAGDRAARTALPRVPVEPGGDLYPVRPAPEQLDDISTS encoded by the coding sequence GTCTGGCGCAAGACCGCCGAGGAGATCATCGACTCGCTCGCACGATATTGCCAACGAATTTCAGGCGCAGGACACTACTCGGCGTTCAACCTGGTCGCACTGACCCGGCTGGCGCAGATCGGCAAGCACGTCGGCGTCGACCTGTGGCACTACACCGCGCCGAGCGGCGCGACGCTGTTCGGCGCGGTCGACTTCCTGATCCCGGGCGCCACGCAGGGACAGTCGGCGTGGCCGTATCCCGAGCTGGACTTCCGGCCGTACGCGGCGCTGGACGTCCTGCACGCGGCGGCCGACGCGGGCGACCGGGCGGCTCGCACGGCGCTTCCCCGGGTGCCGGTGGAGCCGGGCGGCGACCTCTACCCGGTGCGGCCGGCCCCGGAACAGCTCGACGACATTTCGACGTCCTGA
- a CDS encoding S1 family peptidase — MKFGKFILLAASTALAVVGLGGPAAADNTPQAQPSIIGGSTATSGPWAARLFVNGQQNCTATIIAPQYILTAKHCVSSSGTYTFRIGSLDQSSGGTTATGSTITRYPGSADLAIVRLTTSVNATYSPLGSVGDVSVGQNVSVYGWGATSQCGSEINCQSRYLKVATVRVNSISCSDYTGGVAVCANRVNGITAGGDSGGPMFASGRQVGVASTSDRSNNTAYTNITRYRSWISQVAGV, encoded by the coding sequence GTGAAATTCGGCAAGTTCATCCTGCTGGCCGCGAGCACCGCACTGGCCGTCGTCGGCCTCGGCGGTCCGGCGGCCGCCGACAACACCCCGCAGGCCCAGCCGTCGATCATCGGCGGCAGCACCGCCACCAGCGGGCCCTGGGCGGCGCGGCTGTTCGTCAACGGTCAGCAGAACTGCACCGCGACGATCATCGCCCCGCAGTACATCCTCACCGCCAAACACTGCGTCAGCAGCTCCGGCACCTACACGTTCCGCATCGGCAGCCTGGACCAGTCGAGCGGCGGAACGACGGCCACCGGCTCCACCATCACGCGGTACCCCGGGTCCGCTGACCTGGCCATCGTCCGGCTCACCACCTCGGTGAACGCGACCTACTCGCCGCTCGGCAGCGTCGGCGACGTCTCGGTCGGCCAGAACGTCTCGGTCTACGGCTGGGGCGCGACCAGCCAGTGCGGCTCGGAGATCAACTGCCAGTCGCGGTACCTGAAGGTCGCGACCGTGCGGGTGAACTCGATCAGCTGCAGCGACTACACCGGTGGCGTCGCCGTGTGCGCGAACCGCGTCAACGGCATCACCGCCGGCGGCGACTCCGGCGGCCCGATGTTCGCTTCCGGCCGCCAGGTCGGCGTCGCGTCGACCAGCGACCGGTCGAACAACACCGCGTACACGAACATCACGCGTTATCGCAGCTGGATTTCGCAGGTGGCGGGCGTCTGA